A genomic segment from Candidatus Zixiibacteriota bacterium encodes:
- the lysS gene encoding lysine--tRNA ligase, giving the protein MSDNTEQQAPQQPLNKIIAGRIEKVEKIREMGINPFPYKFDFSHTTIQALETFDELSENETEIKMVGRIMSVRKMGKALFMHFQDEFGRLQAYIKKNIVGDEQWDLFQLIDIGDIIGMTGTLFTTKTGEKTLKISSFELLTKSLHPLPEKFHGLTDKETRYRQRYVDLIANPEVRDTFNKRSQIIAALREFLNGEGFLEVETPILQPLYGGGIAVPFVTHHRKLDIDLYLRIADELYLKRLIVGGYHKVWEFCKDFRNEGMDRKHNPEFSMIELYWAYADYHDMMDLHENLMRFTARRVFGKTEFEYGENKIDFGPPFRRLTMIDAVKEYGGPDLSDFDFDRAKKLAREAGMDMDKLINHGKIVEAFFDELAEPHLISPTFIMDHPRDISPLAKKHRDNPNLAERYELFGCGMELGNAFSELNDPIDQRERFIQQGKAAEAGDKAAHQLDHDFITALMYGMPPTAGLGIGVDRIVMIMTNQHSIQDVILFPQMRPKVQLSKPESDE; this is encoded by the coding sequence ATGTCAGATAATACCGAACAGCAAGCCCCGCAACAGCCCTTAAATAAAATAATCGCCGGGCGGATCGAAAAGGTTGAAAAAATCCGTGAAATGGGTATTAATCCCTTTCCCTATAAATTCGATTTTTCGCATACGACCATCCAGGCTCTTGAAACCTTTGATGAGTTATCCGAAAATGAGACCGAAATTAAGATGGTCGGGCGAATCATGTCCGTCAGAAAAATGGGTAAAGCCCTGTTTATGCATTTTCAGGATGAGTTCGGACGGCTTCAGGCATATATCAAAAAGAATATCGTCGGCGATGAGCAATGGGATTTGTTCCAACTGATTGATATCGGCGACATAATTGGTATGACCGGAACCCTGTTTACCACCAAGACCGGCGAAAAAACGCTGAAAATTTCCTCCTTCGAGCTCTTAACAAAATCACTCCATCCTCTCCCGGAAAAATTCCACGGCCTGACCGACAAAGAAACCCGCTATCGCCAGCGATATGTCGATTTAATTGCCAACCCGGAAGTGCGCGATACATTCAATAAACGCTCTCAGATTATCGCCGCCCTCCGTGAGTTTTTAAATGGCGAAGGATTCCTTGAAGTCGAAACGCCGATTCTGCAGCCTCTCTATGGAGGCGGAATAGCCGTTCCGTTCGTAACCCATCACCGCAAACTCGATATTGACCTGTATCTTAGAATCGCCGATGAGCTTTATCTGAAACGATTAATCGTCGGAGGATATCATAAAGTCTGGGAGTTCTGCAAAGATTTCCGCAATGAAGGCATGGATCGCAAACATAACCCGGAATTTTCCATGATCGAACTTTACTGGGCCTACGCCGACTATCACGATATGATGGACCTGCATGAAAACCTGATGCGTTTCACGGCCAGGAGAGTTTTCGGGAAAACGGAATTTGAATACGGGGAAAACAAAATCGATTTTGGGCCGCCGTTTAGACGTTTGACGATGATCGATGCCGTCAAAGAATACGGTGGTCCCGACCTGTCCGATTTCGATTTTGACCGTGCCAAAAAACTGGCCAGAGAAGCCGGGATGGATATGGACAAGCTGATCAATCACGGCAAGATTGTCGAGGCTTTCTTTGATGAACTGGCCGAACCGCATTTGATTTCGCCGACGTTCATCATGGATCACCCCCGCGATATTTCGCCGCTGGCTAAGAAACATCGCGATAATCCGAATCTGGCCGAACGATACGAATTGTTCGGATGCGGCATGGAACTGGGGAACGCATTTAGCGAGCTGAACGATCCCATAGACCAGAGAGAGCGGTTTATCCAGCAGGGCAAAGCCGCCGAAGCAGGAGACAAGGCAGCTCATCAACTGGATCATGATTTTATCACCGCCCTGATGTATGGTATGCCGCCGACGGCCGGGCTGGGAATAGGCGTGGATCGCATCGTCATGATTATGACCAACCAGCATTCGATTCAGGATGTGATACTTTTCCCCCAGATGCGGCCTAAAGTTCAACTATCAAAACCGGAATCGGATGAATAA
- a CDS encoding FtsX-like permease family protein, translating into MRYEWFIARRYLMTRRKGGFISLNSVFSIGGVVVGVAALIFVMSMMNGFETELRTRILGVTSHISVFPRFEDHIADPDSAMAELLQVDGVIAAAPFIYYKAAIASESAGDGIVIRGVEPELENTVTGLGETVFSGYFDVGPNEEGMGGIIVGKNLAQSLDVLPGDIIRLYSLRVKDLRPGSQPKIKLVEVRGIYEIGMYEYDASMAYISIPDARSLFKTNGVTGIHLKTTDIFTAGIIADSINEQFGGKYSAVDWSRMNENLFSWMWLEKVGMFIALSLIIAVAAFNIISTLVMIVMEKRHEIGILKTMGSVPGAIRRIFMRIGVVIGVVGCLLGWLLGYLLCWIQIRFEVITLPPDIYFISSLPVDIRLLDFLLVGFAAIALCFLATLYPAGRAARLSVVKVLRR; encoded by the coding sequence TTGAGATATGAATGGTTCATCGCCCGTCGATATTTGATGACGCGCAGGAAAGGCGGATTTATCTCGCTTAACAGCGTTTTTTCTATCGGCGGAGTCGTCGTCGGAGTCGCCGCGCTCATCTTCGTCATGTCGATGATGAACGGGTTTGAGACCGAACTCCGCACCCGAATTCTGGGTGTCACTTCGCATATTTCCGTTTTCCCTCGATTTGAGGATCATATCGCCGATCCCGATTCGGCTATGGCCGAATTACTTCAGGTCGATGGCGTCATCGCCGCCGCTCCCTTTATCTATTACAAAGCCGCCATCGCGTCCGAATCCGCCGGAGACGGAATCGTTATCCGCGGCGTTGAACCCGAACTCGAAAACACCGTCACCGGATTAGGCGAAACTGTTTTTTCAGGGTACTTCGACGTCGGCCCCAATGAAGAAGGCATGGGCGGCATCATCGTCGGCAAAAACCTGGCCCAGAGTCTTGATGTCCTGCCGGGGGATATTATAAGACTATATTCTCTGCGTGTAAAAGATCTGCGCCCCGGTTCTCAGCCAAAAATTAAATTGGTTGAAGTTCGGGGAATCTATGAAATCGGCATGTATGAATACGACGCCTCGATGGCATATATTTCAATTCCCGACGCCAGGAGTTTGTTTAAAACCAATGGCGTTACCGGCATCCATTTGAAAACGACCGACATTTTCACCGCCGGGATAATTGCCGATTCAATCAACGAACAATTTGGAGGAAAGTACAGCGCCGTTGACTGGAGCCGCATGAATGAAAACCTGTTTTCGTGGATGTGGTTGGAAAAGGTCGGGATGTTTATCGCGCTATCGTTAATTATAGCCGTCGCCGCCTTTAATATCATATCCACCCTGGTCATGATTGTGATGGAAAAGCGCCATGAAATAGGTATTTTGAAAACTATGGGATCGGTTCCGGGAGCCATCAGGCGAATATTCATGAGAATCGGAGTCGTTATTGGCGTTGTCGGGTGCCTTTTAGGCTGGCTGCTCGGGTATTTATTATGCTGGATTCAGATCAGATTCGAGGTTATTACATTGCCCCCGGATATTTATTTTATTAGCAGTCTCCCGGTTGATATCAGATTACTGGACTTCCTGTTAGTTGGATTCGCGGCTATCGCTCTTTGTTTTTTAGCCACGCTCTATCCGGCGGGGCGAGCGGCCCGCTTATCGGTGGTAAAAGTATTGCGAAGATAA
- a CDS encoding ABC transporter ATP-binding protein, whose protein sequence is MNNRQPGSDLILRADQIYRGFDTPQGRIEVLRGVSLNLSRGEMVSVLGASGVGKTTLLQILGGLDRPDSGDVYFGDLSFSTMSESKLASFRNRHIGFVFQFHYLMAEFSALENVMMPVLIAGTSHKEAVKRAELLLEDVGLKDRMTHLPNELSGGEQQRVAVARALTMGPDLVLADEPSGNLDVDTGQKLHELLLNLNRTKKTSFIIATHNQHLAAITDRMVKVENGMNQAERPPVN, encoded by the coding sequence ATGAACAATAGGCAACCGGGAAGTGACCTTATTCTGCGAGCAGATCAAATTTACCGTGGATTTGATACACCGCAGGGGAGAATTGAGGTTTTACGGGGAGTTAGTCTAAATCTATCCCGAGGTGAAATGGTGTCTGTCTTAGGTGCATCAGGTGTCGGCAAAACCACACTGCTTCAAATACTCGGCGGACTTGACCGTCCCGACAGCGGTGATGTCTATTTTGGGGATTTATCATTTTCGACCATGTCGGAAAGCAAACTGGCCTCGTTTCGCAATCGCCATATCGGTTTCGTTTTTCAGTTTCACTACCTTATGGCTGAGTTTTCCGCCCTCGAAAATGTCATGATGCCAGTCCTAATTGCCGGAACGTCTCACAAGGAAGCTGTCAAACGGGCGGAACTATTACTTGAGGATGTGGGTTTAAAGGATAGAATGACGCATTTGCCAAATGAGCTATCGGGAGGCGAACAACAACGGGTTGCCGTTGCCCGGGCTTTGACGATGGGACCGGATTTGGTTCTGGCCGATGAGCCGTCGGGAAACCTTGACGTTGATACGGGGCAAAAATTACACGAATTATTGCTGAACCTGAACAGAACCAAAAAGACTTCGTTTATAATCGCCACCCATAATCAGCATTTGGCCGCGATCACCGACCGCATGGTCAAGGTGGAAAATGGAATGAATCAGGCGGAAAGACCGCCTGTTAATTGA
- a CDS encoding UvrB/UvrC motif-containing protein: MKCQDCNNSEATVSLTQIINNEKVVLSLCKECAAKRGFHSPLDNIPFPLANFLAEMMGKDKIEKGSKAIKSPDLSCPSCGLSFEEFSRLGRFGCGECYKTFRDKLQGLLRKIHGSSLHKGKLPPMLSEEASNIKEQERLEQELQRAIELEDFERAADLRDKLKSLRQSESEEESKEKENV, translated from the coding sequence ATGAAATGTCAGGATTGTAATAATAGCGAAGCGACGGTCAGCCTGACTCAGATTATCAACAATGAGAAAGTCGTTTTGAGTTTATGCAAGGAATGCGCCGCCAAACGCGGTTTTCATTCTCCGCTCGATAATATTCCCTTTCCGCTGGCCAATTTCTTAGCCGAAATGATGGGCAAAGATAAAATCGAAAAAGGTTCCAAGGCCATCAAATCGCCCGATTTATCATGCCCCTCCTGCGGCCTGTCTTTTGAGGAATTTTCCCGCCTGGGGCGGTTCGGCTGCGGAGAATGTTATAAAACCTTCCGCGATAAGCTCCAGGGACTTTTAAGAAAAATTCACGGCTCTTCCCTTCATAAAGGAAAACTTCCGCCGATGCTTTCCGAAGAAGCGTCTAATATTAAAGAACAGGAAAGACTGGAGCAGGAATTGCAGCGTGCGATTGAGCTTGAGGATTTTGAACGGGCTGCTGATTTACGCGACAAACTAAAATCGCTCCGGCAATCGGAATCCGAAGAAGAAAGCAAGGAAAAAGAAAATGTTTGA
- a CDS encoding protein arginine kinase, with product MFEDMSKKPAGWLTGDGEEATVVLSSRIRLARNIHDIRFPTSADKETREKVIEYFNSAVSKSEFLQRGSFHNTENIEKIDSNFLVERHLISPTMLDRLEGAGVYIGPNEQVSIMINEEDHLRIQSLTAGLEMDRTMELAAQYDNEIGRLLEYDYDSDFGFLTACPTNVGTGLRASVLIHLPGLVLTRDIDKVIQKITKMGLAVRGFYGEGTDVLGNLFQISNQSTLGKSEADILEDIERVTRVIINDEATARIRLREEAFDQICDKIWRAYGILKYARVLSSEEVMNLLSAVRLGVAIDIIEDLDLAMINEILLLSQPAHLIKYCDRDMDSEERDIARANMVRERLK from the coding sequence ATGTTTGAGGACATGTCCAAAAAACCGGCGGGGTGGTTGACCGGCGATGGCGAAGAAGCAACGGTAGTTTTGTCATCAAGAATCAGGCTGGCCCGCAATATTCACGATATCCGCTTTCCGACTTCGGCCGATAAGGAAACCCGTGAGAAAGTTATTGAGTATTTCAACTCGGCCGTTTCCAAATCCGAGTTTCTTCAACGGGGAAGTTTTCACAACACTGAAAATATTGAAAAAATCGACAGCAATTTCCTTGTCGAGCGCCACCTGATTTCGCCGACCATGCTCGACCGGCTTGAAGGCGCCGGCGTTTACATCGGACCCAACGAACAGGTTTCGATAATGATTAACGAGGAAGACCATCTTCGAATTCAATCCCTGACCGCGGGCCTGGAAATGGATCGGACAATGGAACTGGCCGCCCAATACGATAACGAAATCGGCCGCCTGCTCGAATACGATTATGATAGTGACTTTGGTTTCCTGACCGCCTGCCCGACAAATGTTGGAACCGGATTGCGCGCTTCGGTGTTAATCCATTTACCCGGTTTGGTATTGACGCGGGATATCGACAAGGTAATCCAGAAGATTACCAAGATGGGATTGGCGGTGCGCGGATTTTACGGTGAAGGCACCGACGTTTTGGGTAATTTATTCCAGATTTCCAACCAATCCACGCTGGGGAAATCGGAAGCCGATATTCTTGAGGATATTGAGCGAGTTACACGAGTTATAATAAATGACGAAGCGACGGCGAGAATTCGCCTCCGCGAGGAAGCCTTCGATCAGATTTGCGATAAAATCTGGAGGGCTTACGGAATACTGAAATACGCGCGGGTGTTATCGTCGGAAGAAGTCATGAATCTTCTTTCCGCCGTGCGCTTGGGCGTGGCCATCGACATCATTGAGGATCTGGATCTGGCCATGATTAACGAAATCCTGCTCTTATCGCAACCGGCGCACCTGATTAAATACTGCGACCGGGATATGGACAGCGAAGAGCGCGATATCGCTCGCGCCAATATGGTCAGGGAAAGACTAAAATAA
- a CDS encoding ATP-dependent Clp protease ATP-binding subunit, with protein sequence MNEMFTELARKAIEYSRDEAARLRHDYIGTEHLLLGLIRLAEGRAIEVISNLGLDLNDLKAAVEEVVQPSGGTMTMGQLPLTARAKKTLEVSGQEARALKSKDIDTEHILLALLKDEEGVAAQVMAMFEIDYKEAYDELKNIEGGKPSSFKKKRRKSKTPALDHFGRELTEMARRGRLDPIIGRQMEIERVTQILSRRKKNNPVLIGEPGVGKTAIVEGLAQRIVEGKVPQTLENKRVVTLDMASLVAGTKYRGQFEERLKSVMTEIMNSRDVIIFIDELHTIVGAGGAEGSLDASNIFKPALSRGELQCIGATTLNEYRKYIEKDGALERRFQMVMVEQPSPEDTIKILKGLRDKYAEHHKIEISDDALDASVKLSSRYISGKFQPDKAIDVLDEAGSRAHLASYTRPKEFAEIEHEITELGLKKEEAVKNQEFETAAQFRDELKFKKAKLEEMQKEWETKRDEERIVLNGEDIAQVVSSMTGIPLFRLEEKESKRLLRMGESLKERIVGQDEAISSLTKAIRRARAGLSDPNKPIGSFLFLGPTGVGKTELARQLAEFLFEDIESLIRIDMSEYMEKFAVSRLIGAPPGYVGYEEGGQLTERVRRKPYSVVLLDEIEKAHPEVFNILLQLMDDGQLTDSFGRKVDFRNTVVILTSNVGTRAIGEDKTVGFAKKELADDYENMKSRIQEELRKMFNPELLNRIDESIVFRSLTIEHIEEIIDILLVDLANRLAEKGISFILTANAKHWLAEKGFEPQYGARPLKRALQKYLEDPLAEEILRGQYAGDTELEIVVADDEESLIFEFQSGGKPSEEDKQPDSVNLN encoded by the coding sequence ATGAATGAAATGTTCACCGAATTGGCTCGCAAAGCGATTGAATACTCACGGGATGAAGCGGCGCGCTTGCGCCATGATTACATCGGGACGGAACATTTGCTTCTGGGACTCATCCGTCTTGCCGAAGGTCGAGCAATCGAGGTCATTTCCAATCTCGGCCTCGATTTGAATGACCTCAAAGCCGCCGTGGAAGAAGTCGTTCAGCCGTCGGGCGGAACGATGACCATGGGTCAATTGCCTTTGACGGCCCGAGCCAAAAAAACATTGGAAGTTTCGGGACAGGAAGCCCGAGCCCTGAAATCAAAAGATATCGATACCGAACATATTCTGCTGGCTTTACTCAAAGACGAAGAAGGGGTTGCTGCCCAGGTCATGGCGATGTTCGAAATCGACTACAAAGAAGCCTATGATGAATTGAAAAATATTGAAGGCGGGAAACCGTCATCATTCAAAAAGAAAAGGCGCAAATCAAAAACTCCGGCCCTCGACCATTTTGGACGCGAACTGACCGAAATGGCCCGCCGGGGAAGACTCGATCCGATTATCGGACGCCAGATGGAAATCGAACGCGTCACCCAGATTCTGTCCCGCCGCAAAAAGAACAATCCGGTTCTGATAGGCGAACCCGGGGTCGGGAAAACCGCTATCGTTGAGGGTCTGGCTCAGCGCATCGTCGAAGGCAAGGTTCCCCAGACGCTCGAAAACAAGCGCGTCGTTACGTTAGATATGGCCTCGCTGGTCGCCGGTACCAAATATCGCGGTCAGTTCGAGGAACGCCTCAAATCGGTCATGACCGAAATTATGAACTCCCGCGACGTTATCATCTTTATTGATGAGCTCCATACCATCGTCGGCGCCGGTGGCGCCGAAGGCTCTCTCGATGCCTCCAATATTTTCAAACCGGCGCTGTCTCGGGGCGAATTGCAGTGCATCGGCGCTACTACACTTAACGAATACCGCAAATATATTGAAAAAGACGGTGCTCTTGAACGCCGCTTCCAGATGGTGATGGTCGAACAACCATCCCCCGAAGATACGATTAAGATATTAAAAGGCTTGCGCGACAAATACGCCGAACATCATAAAATTGAAATCTCCGATGACGCTCTTGATGCCTCCGTCAAACTTTCCAGTCGCTACATCTCCGGCAAGTTCCAGCCCGATAAAGCGATTGATGTTCTTGACGAAGCCGGTTCGCGAGCTCATCTTGCTTCTTATACCCGGCCTAAGGAATTCGCCGAAATCGAACATGAAATCACCGAACTGGGTTTGAAAAAGGAAGAAGCGGTCAAGAATCAGGAATTTGAAACAGCCGCCCAATTCCGCGACGAGCTCAAATTTAAGAAAGCCAAGCTGGAAGAAATGCAGAAAGAATGGGAAACCAAGCGCGACGAGGAGCGGATAGTTCTCAACGGCGAAGATATTGCTCAGGTTGTCTCCAGCATGACCGGTATTCCGCTTTTCCGCCTCGAAGAAAAAGAATCCAAGCGCCTCCTGCGCATGGGAGAAAGCCTCAAAGAGAGAATCGTTGGACAGGACGAAGCCATCTCTTCTTTGACCAAAGCAATCCGTCGAGCTCGTGCCGGACTGAGTGACCCCAACAAACCGATCGGCTCATTCCTCTTTTTGGGCCCGACCGGTGTCGGCAAAACCGAGCTGGCGCGGCAATTGGCCGAGTTCTTATTCGAGGATATCGAATCGCTTATCCGGATCGATATGTCGGAATATATGGAAAAATTCGCCGTCTCCCGGCTGATTGGAGCTCCTCCCGGATATGTCGGCTACGAAGAGGGCGGGCAGTTGACCGAACGCGTCCGGCGCAAACCTTATTCCGTGGTTTTGCTTGACGAAATCGAAAAGGCTCATCCCGAAGTCTTCAATATTTTGCTCCAGTTAATGGACGACGGACAGCTTACCGACAGCTTTGGGCGAAAAGTCGATTTCCGCAATACCGTTGTCATTTTGACATCGAATGTCGGCACTCGAGCTATCGGCGAAGATAAAACCGTCGGATTCGCCAAAAAAGAACTCGCCGACGATTATGAAAATATGAAAAGCCGGATTCAGGAAGAACTGAGAAAAATGTTCAATCCGGAACTGCTCAACCGCATTGATGAATCGATAGTTTTCCGCTCCTTGACGATTGAGCATATCGAGGAAATTATCGACATTCTCCTGGTTGACCTGGCTAACCGTCTGGCTGAAAAAGGTATCTCCTTCATACTGACCGCCAATGCTAAACATTGGCTCGCCGAAAAAGGATTTGAGCCGCAGTATGGCGCCCGGCCGCTCAAACGAGCCCTCCAGAAATACCTGGAAGACCCGCTGGCTGAAGAAATCCTGCGCGGCCAATACGCCGGAGATACCGAACTGGAGATCGTTGTCGCCGATGATGAGGAATCGCTGATATTTGAATTTCAATCCGGAGGAAAACCGAGCGAAGAGGACAAGCAACCCGATTCGGTCAATTTAAACTAA
- the rpmA gene encoding 50S ribosomal protein L27, which translates to MAHKKGVGSSKNGRDSNGQRRGVKVYSGQAIPAGSIIVRQCGSRILPGDNVGVGKDWTLFAKITGVVQFERVGKDRKKVSVVE; encoded by the coding sequence ATGGCACATAAAAAAGGCGTAGGCTCTTCCAAAAACGGACGGGACTCAAACGGCCAGCGACGCGGTGTAAAAGTATATTCCGGCCAGGCGATCCCGGCGGGCTCGATTATTGTCCGTCAGTGCGGTTCCAGAATTCTACCCGGCGATAACGTCGGCGTCGGAAAAGACTGGACGCTTTTCGCCAAAATCACCGGCGTCGTCCAGTTTGAACGGGTCGGCAAAGACCGCAAAAAAGTAAGCGTTGTCGAATAA
- a CDS encoding alpha/beta hydrolase domain-containing protein, with amino-acid sequence MTYSDYRDGDILRAGLILLLNIVLLFTPLIVSAKVVRLDISSREIIQNSEEQSMSGPYEMIKGIIYLEVDPNDPANELIVDLKLAQRNSRGNVEFSTEFELCKPVNSDRGNHRLLYFVNNRGNKMGKWHFNYHTDKNWLWANGWSYLWCGWNCDVEESDGKLNINLPVINDNGNTITGEIYTEIISYSDEVVYSMPLVWGGSISYAPVTLENTNAVLSKRRYRWEEPIEIPHDSWSFARWEDGNVTPDSGFLYVVDGIEPGWLYDLVYIGKNPKVTGLGLAAIRDVVSFFKYENISNDGVINPLADAIDYAYSWGHSQSGRLLNHFVYQDFNGDERKRIVFDGIMANCPGAGKGQFNSRFAQTTRHGSHHEDNLFPIDFFPFTTVEQYDPITGEKGDGVERARKSGFLPKIFFINSSTDYWTRAASMLHTDVEGQVDSKIDPSVRIYSVAGLAHTDDRIGIVSRALLTALDQWISYGVEPPASQIPKISNGTLVDFETWKGAFPDIPGAIMPPSFYHPYRLNMGPRWDTEGIADYVPPKVGPRYVCLVPQVDKDGNEIAGIRLPDIDAPLTTYTGWGMRSPTYSQTLGRNRGRVWPLPITSEECKEKIDPRIAILERYPTRADYLFEVTKSILNLKYQGLLLDEDVTRLLIEATQVEYWPCASQIGIKEVAATPAEVKSGSKLLLLVIFDERGNDILSVKAKLVEANNYFYVLNNDGKEGDDKAGDNI; translated from the coding sequence ATGACGTATTCTGATTATCGAGACGGAGATATTCTCCGGGCAGGGCTGATATTACTATTAAATATAGTTTTATTATTCACACCATTGATAGTTTCTGCCAAAGTTGTCAGGCTGGATATTAGCAGCAGAGAAATAATACAGAACTCGGAAGAACAAAGTATGTCTGGTCCCTATGAAATGATAAAAGGAATTATATATCTTGAAGTGGATCCGAATGATCCTGCAAATGAACTAATCGTTGATTTAAAATTGGCTCAAAGAAATAGTAGGGGCAATGTTGAATTTTCAACAGAATTTGAATTATGCAAGCCTGTGAATTCCGATCGTGGTAACCATAGATTGCTATACTTTGTGAATAATCGAGGAAATAAAATGGGTAAATGGCACTTTAACTATCACACCGATAAAAATTGGCTATGGGCCAATGGTTGGTCCTATTTGTGGTGCGGCTGGAATTGTGATGTGGAAGAAAGTGATGGCAAGCTTAATATCAATTTACCTGTAATTAATGACAATGGTAATACAATTACCGGAGAGATTTATACCGAGATAATATCCTACTCAGATGAAGTAGTTTATAGCATGCCTCTTGTCTGGGGAGGATCGATATCATATGCCCCGGTTACATTGGAAAACACCAATGCTGTATTATCGAAAAGGCGGTATCGGTGGGAAGAACCTATTGAAATACCGCATGATAGTTGGTCTTTTGCCCGCTGGGAGGACGGTAATGTGACACCTGATTCTGGTTTTCTATATGTTGTGGACGGTATAGAACCTGGATGGCTTTATGATTTGGTTTATATTGGTAAAAATCCTAAGGTAACTGGCCTAGGTTTGGCTGCCATACGCGACGTGGTTTCTTTTTTCAAATATGAAAATATAAGTAATGACGGTGTTATTAATCCTTTGGCCGATGCGATTGACTATGCATATTCTTGGGGTCATTCCCAATCGGGTCGATTGCTTAACCATTTTGTGTACCAAGATTTCAACGGCGACGAAAGAAAGAGAATAGTATTTGATGGTATTATGGCCAACTGTCCCGGTGCCGGTAAAGGACAGTTCAATTCTCGTTTTGCGCAGACAACTCGCCACGGTAGTCATCACGAAGATAATCTCTTCCCGATCGATTTTTTTCCATTTACGACGGTTGAGCAGTACGACCCCATTACTGGAGAAAAAGGCGATGGGGTAGAACGGGCGCGCAAGTCAGGTTTTCTTCCCAAAATATTTTTTATAAATTCATCAACAGACTACTGGACTCGAGCCGCTTCGATGTTGCATACTGATGTCGAGGGACAAGTGGACTCAAAAATTGATCCCAGTGTGCGCATTTATTCTGTTGCGGGATTAGCTCATACGGATGACCGTATAGGTATTGTCAGCAGAGCATTATTGACCGCTCTGGATCAATGGATTAGTTATGGCGTAGAGCCACCGGCATCTCAAATTCCTAAAATATCCAATGGTACTTTAGTGGATTTTGAAACTTGGAAAGGAGCTTTTCCCGATATTCCAGGAGCTATAATGCCACCGTCATTCTACCATCCTTACCGATTGAATATGGGGCCTCGTTGGGATACTGAAGGTATTGCGGATTATGTCCCTCCGAAAGTCGGACCCCGTTATGTGTGTCTTGTTCCCCAGGTTGATAAGGACGGAAACGAGATAGCAGGAATACGGCTACCCGATATTGATGCACCACTGACTACATATACTGGCTGGGGTATGCGTTCTCCTACTTACTCACAAACCCTGGGTAGAAATAGGGGTAGAGTCTGGCCATTGCCCATTACGAGTGAGGAATGCAAAGAAAAGATTGATCCCAGAATAGCAATACTTGAAAGATATCCTACAAGGGCTGATTATCTTTTTGAAGTAACAAAGTCAATACTGAATTTAAAATATCAGGGCTTATTACTTGATGAGGATGTTACTAGGCTGTTAATAGAAGCCACACAGGTAGAATATTGGCCGTGTGCATCTCAGATTGGCATAAAAGAAGTTGCAGCCACTCCTGCAGAAGTAAAATCTGGTAGTAAATTGTTGCTCTTGGTGATATTCGATGAACGGGGGAATGACATATTAAGTGTAAAAGCCAAATTGGTGGAAGCGAATAATTATTTTTATGTGCTTAATAATGACGGCAAAGAGGGTGATGATAAAGCTGGTGATAACATATGA
- a CDS encoding transposase — MPDAQQQALVHLSVMKLNIYFRVFVYYKLTGVASEIRENPEAGMASDLDAIAREGARRMLISTLEAEVMRNLKARGLTDPKLFVGDSALGLWGAIETVYPEADHQRCWVHKMRNVMVHFPKRLHAEVKRLLRQMYDATTRKQAETFMQQFPELYGRMYPRAVECSLKDKDALLTYFDYPQER, encoded by the coding sequence TTGCCGGATGCGCAACAACAAGCTTTGGTGCACCTGTCTGTGATGAAACTAAACATATATTTTCGCGTATTCGTCTATTATAAGTTGACTGGTGTGGCAAGTGAAATCAGGGAGAATCCGGAAGCGGGGATGGCCTCCGATCTGGACGCCATTGCTCGTGAAGGCGCCCGGCGGATGCTGATTTCAACCCTTGAGGCGGAGGTGATGCGTAATCTGAAAGCCAGGGGATTGACTGATCCGAAGTTGTTTGTCGGCGACAGCGCCTTGGGTTTGTGGGGAGCCATTGAGACGGTCTATCCGGAAGCGGATCATCAGCGCTGCTGGGTCCACAAGATGCGCAATGTGATGGTACACTTTCCGAAGCGATTGCATGCTGAAGTCAAGCGATTGCTCAGGCAGATGTATGATGCCACCACCCGGAAACAGGCTGAGACATTCATGCAGCAGTTCCCGGAACTGTATGGCCGCATGTATCCCCGGGCGGTGGAGTGCTCGCTGAAAGATAAGGATGCTTTGCTGACCTACTTCGACTATCCGCAGGAACGCTGA